A window of Mycolicibacterium fluoranthenivorans contains these coding sequences:
- a CDS encoding SLC13 family permease, whose product MTTVAVLVFVVSYVLIATERVPKVKAALTGAAVVVMLGIVGSEDVFYSHDAGIDWDVIFLLLGMMIIVGVLRQTGVFEYAAIWATKRAGGSGLRVIVLLVVITAVASAFLDNVTTVLLIAPVTLLVCERLALTPVPFLMAEVFASNIGGAATLVGDPPNIIIASRAGLSFNDFLMHMAPLVVIVLVAFVLVLPILFRGAFAVDPDRVADVMSLNEREAIRDPRLLTKCGLVLALVFIAFIGHSVIHIAPSIVALLGAGLLILISGVDREDYLGSVEWETLLFFIGLFVLVGALVRTGAIGDLARLAADVTGGHALAATMLILIVSAGLSGIIDNIPYVATMSPVVADLTAAITDPVQTHALWWALAAGADFGGNLTAVGASANVVMLGIAAREGHPISFWEFTRKGAIVTILTIAIAAPYLWLRYFAFR is encoded by the coding sequence ATGACCACGGTCGCAGTCCTGGTCTTCGTGGTGTCCTACGTGTTGATCGCCACCGAGCGGGTGCCCAAGGTCAAGGCAGCGCTCACCGGTGCCGCCGTCGTAGTGATGCTCGGCATCGTCGGCTCCGAGGACGTGTTCTATTCGCACGACGCCGGCATCGACTGGGATGTCATCTTCCTGCTTCTCGGCATGATGATCATCGTCGGAGTGCTGCGCCAGACCGGTGTATTCGAATATGCGGCGATCTGGGCCACCAAACGCGCCGGCGGGTCCGGGCTACGAGTGATCGTCCTGCTGGTGGTCATCACCGCGGTCGCCTCGGCATTCCTCGACAACGTCACCACCGTGCTGTTGATCGCACCGGTCACCCTGCTGGTATGTGAGCGTCTCGCACTCACACCGGTGCCGTTTCTGATGGCAGAGGTATTCGCCTCCAATATCGGCGGTGCCGCCACCCTGGTGGGCGACCCACCCAACATCATCATCGCCAGCCGAGCCGGACTGTCCTTCAACGACTTTCTGATGCACATGGCTCCCCTGGTGGTCATCGTGCTGGTGGCCTTTGTGCTCGTCCTGCCGATCCTGTTCCGGGGGGCGTTCGCCGTTGATCCGGACCGGGTCGCAGACGTGATGTCGCTCAATGAGCGCGAGGCGATCCGCGACCCACGGCTGCTGACGAAGTGCGGGCTGGTGCTGGCACTGGTATTCATCGCCTTCATCGGCCATTCCGTCATACATATCGCACCCTCAATCGTGGCATTGCTGGGCGCGGGGCTGCTCATTCTGATCTCCGGTGTCGACCGCGAGGACTACCTCGGCAGCGTCGAATGGGAAACCCTGCTGTTCTTCATCGGCCTGTTCGTCCTCGTCGGGGCACTGGTGAGGACCGGCGCGATCGGCGATCTCGCCCGACTGGCCGCCGATGTCACCGGCGGCCATGCGCTCGCCGCGACGATGCTCATCCTGATCGTGTCCGCCGGACTTTCCGGCATCATCGACAACATCCCGTACGTGGCGACAATGAGCCCGGTCGTCGCCGACCTGACCGCCGCCATCACCGATCCTGTTCAGACGCATGCACTTTGGTGGGCACTGGCGGCCGGCGCCGACTTCGGCGGAAACCTCACCGCGGTCGGGGCCAGCGCCAACGTCGTCATGCTCGGTATCGCGGCCCGCGAAGGCCATCCGATCAGCTTCTGGGAGTTCACCCGTAAGGGCGCGATCGTCACCATCCTGACAATCGCGATCGCCGCACCCTACCTGTGGCTGAGGTACTTCGCCTTCCGCTGA
- a CDS encoding CBS domain-containing protein translates to MRAEQIAEEFPVVAADSSALDAVRLMAEHRLAGLVVTDENGCPTTILPASEVVRLLIPGYVRDDPALAGVLSESMADRIADKLSGKSVAAVLPNERPDMPTVKADDTIVEVAAIMAHERAPLVAVLAGKNLIGVITASRLLEVALRSL, encoded by the coding sequence GTGCGCGCCGAGCAGATCGCCGAAGAATTCCCCGTCGTCGCAGCCGACTCCAGCGCCCTGGACGCGGTGCGACTGATGGCCGAGCACCGGCTCGCGGGGCTTGTGGTAACCGACGAGAACGGCTGTCCGACGACGATCTTGCCTGCGTCGGAGGTGGTCCGCCTGCTCATACCCGGATACGTCCGCGACGACCCAGCACTGGCGGGAGTGCTCAGCGAGTCGATGGCCGACCGCATCGCCGACAAGCTGAGCGGGAAGTCGGTCGCCGCGGTACTCCCCAACGAACGCCCGGACATGCCGACGGTAAAGGCGGACGACACGATCGTGGAGGTCGCCGCGATCATGGCGCACGAACGCGCTCCGCTGGTCGCGGTGCTCGCGGGCAAGAACCTGATAGGAGTCATCACCGCGTCCCGGCTACTAGAGGTCGCACTGCGATCACTCTGA
- a CDS encoding FAD-binding domain — protein sequence MKIAISGVGVAGPTLAYWLARAGHEPTLIEVAPKLRTGGYVIDFWGLGYEVARRMGIETTIQQLGYHVQSFRSVTSDGHTRATLDTAGFHRVTKDKFTSLPRGDLAATIYATIGGEVETVFGDSITAVTEHEDGVCLSFLNGPTREFDLIVGADGLHSNVRRLVFGRDTNVEHYLGCMVAAAVVDGYQPRNDLVYMTYSAPGHSVGRFALRGDHTMLLFIFRSGRPFVPDTHHERIALLQREFGGLGWECPDMIDALGHVDDLYFDTVSQVRLDRWSQGRTVLVGDAAACISLLGGEGTGLAMTEAYILAGELVTHGDYRHAFPAYEARLRRFIARKQASARRYLSVFATKTAPGIAFRDFAMRVMNSARGTDRLLARGFSDDMDLPEYPM from the coding sequence TTGAAGATCGCCATCAGCGGGGTCGGCGTGGCGGGACCAACGCTGGCCTACTGGCTGGCGCGGGCAGGCCACGAGCCGACGCTGATCGAGGTGGCGCCGAAGTTGCGCACCGGCGGGTACGTCATCGACTTCTGGGGTCTCGGTTACGAAGTCGCACGCAGGATGGGAATCGAAACAACCATCCAGCAGCTCGGCTACCACGTGCAGTCCTTCCGCTCAGTCACCTCCGACGGCCACACCCGCGCCACCCTGGACACCGCCGGGTTTCACCGCGTCACCAAGGACAAATTCACCAGCCTCCCGCGCGGCGATCTGGCCGCCACCATCTACGCCACCATCGGCGGCGAAGTGGAAACGGTGTTCGGCGACAGCATCACCGCCGTCACCGAGCACGAGGACGGTGTCTGCCTGAGCTTCCTGAACGGACCGACCCGCGAGTTCGATCTGATCGTCGGCGCCGACGGACTGCACTCCAACGTGCGTCGGCTGGTCTTCGGGCGCGACACCAACGTCGAGCACTATCTCGGATGCATGGTCGCCGCCGCCGTCGTCGACGGCTATCAGCCCCGCAACGACCTGGTGTACATGACCTACAGCGCACCGGGACACAGCGTGGGCAGGTTCGCCCTACGCGGTGACCACACCATGCTCCTGTTCATTTTCCGCTCCGGCCGGCCCTTCGTTCCCGATACGCACCACGAGCGTATTGCCCTGTTACAGCGCGAGTTCGGTGGGCTGGGCTGGGAGTGTCCAGACATGATCGACGCTCTCGGCCACGTCGACGACCTCTACTTTGACACCGTCAGCCAGGTTCGTCTCGACCGGTGGTCCCAAGGCCGGACGGTTCTCGTCGGCGACGCCGCGGCGTGCATATCACTGCTCGGCGGCGAGGGCACAGGACTGGCCATGACCGAGGCCTACATTCTTGCCGGAGAACTCGTCACCCACGGCGACTACCGGCATGCTTTCCCGGCATACGAAGCTCGGCTGCGCCGCTTCATCGCACGCAAGCAAGCCAGTGCACGGAGATATCTCTCGGTTTTCGCCACAAAAACCGCACCGGGTATTGCTTTCCGCGACTTCGCCATGCGAGTGATGAACTCAGCTCGAGGGACCGATCGCCTGCTGGCACGCGGCTTCTCAGACGATATGGACCTACCCGAATACCCTATGTAG